A genomic stretch from Lathyrus oleraceus cultivar Zhongwan6 chromosome 2, CAAS_Psat_ZW6_1.0, whole genome shotgun sequence includes:
- the LOC127121850 gene encoding uncharacterized protein LOC127121850, whose translation MFVELLKQLNITIPFTEAITHMLLYAKFLKEILSNKKKLEDDETVTLNAECSAIIQNNMPHKLKGPGSFSIPYVIGKFVIDKALCDLGASVSLMPLSICGRVKLGELRPKIIYLQLADRSVKYPIGRLENIPVQVDQFFVPTDFIIMDIKEDSNIPIILGRPFLATVGAIIDVKQGKMTF comes from the coding sequence ATGTTCGTCGAACTCTTGAAACAGCTTAATATTACCATCCctttcaccgaagctattacACATATGCTCTTATATGCAAAGTTCCTAAAAGAaatcttatctaacaagaagaaACTTGAGGATGATGAGACAGTGACGCTTAATGCAGAGTGCAGTGCTATCATTCAGAATAACATGCCACATAAACTAAAAGGTCCTGGCAGTTTTTCCATACCCTATGTGATAGGGAAGTTTGTAATAGACAAAGCCCTATGTGATTTAGGGGCTAGTGTGAGTTTGATGCCCCTTTCCATTTGCGGAAGAGTCAAACTGGGAGAGTTAAGACCAAAGATAATATATCTCcaactagcagatcgttctgtTAAGTATCCCATAGGAAGGCTAGAGAACATTCCCGTACAAGTCGATCAATTCTTTGTCCCTACCGATTTCATAATaatggacatcaaagaagattcTAACATCCCAATTATCTTAGGAAGGCCCTTCCTAGCAACTGTCGGTGCCATTATAGATGTGAAACAAGGAAAAATGAC